The Vicia villosa cultivar HV-30 ecotype Madison, WI linkage group LG1, Vvil1.0, whole genome shotgun sequence genome includes a region encoding these proteins:
- the LOC131645899 gene encoding uncharacterized protein LOC131645899: MNEISSSTNVTQDVGSYSDENKESWQHFIFHDLSSIKDIYAHEKGFSLRRNLHSFYDSRNKKTDIVQYVRYVCNKHGFKHRSRADPKNKTNSDTPVLIEFQKEKELPEERTGCPASISLKYDSNVKGYQIYKWNVPHNHPLHKPEHSHYLRSA, translated from the coding sequence ATGAATGAGATTTCGTCTTCCACAAATGTCACTCAAGATGTTGGTTCTTACTCCGATGAAAATAAAGAATCCTGGCAACATTTTATCTTCCACGACCTTTCATCAATCAAGGATATCTACGCTCATGAAAAGGGATTTTCTTTGAGAAGAAATTTGCATTCCTTCTATGATTCTCGTAACAAAAAAACTGACATTGTGCAATATGTCCGTTATGTTTGTAACAAGCATGGTTTCAAGCATAGGAGTCGGGCGGATCCTAAGAACAAGACAAACTCGGATACTCCTGTTCTCATTGAATTTCAGAAAGAGAAAGAACTTCCCGAGGAAAGGACTGGTTGTCCTGCTAGTATTTCATTGAAGTATGATTCCAATGTTAAAGGTTATCAGATATACAAATGGAATGTTCCTCATAACCACCCTCTCCATAAACCCGAGCATTCGCATTACTTGAGATCGGCTTGA
- the LOC131645911 gene encoding uncharacterized protein LOC131645911, with protein sequence MYNEIRGSDVDRNWRTIFFHNYARPRACFTMWLALWGRLPTKDRLYKIKILTDGLCSFCGNSESIQHLFFTCSYTAQIWQRILTWLGYKRNSGDWTKESNWLSMESKKKGWRRILLRMAAIESVYQLWQARNALCFDQTVPSQDMLQHIQTAVILRAQTKKCLKNHVQQANLEIR encoded by the coding sequence ATGTATAATGAGATTCGAGGTAGTGATGTTGATAGGAACTGGAGAACAATCTTTTTCCATAACTATGCCCGTCCTCGAGCTTGTTTCACTATGTGGTTGGCTCTTTGGGGACGCCTTCCTACCAAGGACAGATTGTACAAGATAAAGATCCTTACTGATGGATTATGTAGTTTCTGTGGTAATTCGGAGAGCATTCAACACTTGTTTTTTACTTGTAGCTACACTGCCCAGATATGGCAAAGGATCCTTACCTGGCTAGGCTATAAAAGAAACAGTGGGGATTGGACTAAGGAAAGTAATTGGCTTAGCATGGAATCGAAAAAGAAAGGTTGGAGAAGGATTTTGCTGAGAATGGCTGCTATAGAATCTGTCTACCAACTTTGGCAAGCCAGAAATGCACTTTGTTTTGATCAAACAGTTCCGAGCCAGGATATGTTGCAGCATATTCAAACTGCAGTGATTTTGCGGGCTCAGACCAAAAAGTGCTTAAAAAATCATGTTCAGCAAGCTAACTTGGAGATTAGATAG
- the LOC131645922 gene encoding uncharacterized protein LOC131645922, translated as MVEMNFPAQFINWIMIAVRTVSYRYMINGHMSRILQAKRGLRQGDPISPLLFVLTMEYLHRTLGELKTDKDYQFHPKCAKLGITNLYFADDLLLFSRGDEKSVQALMKRFDQFADSTGLKANPAKCKIYFGGISDQIQHQIAYGIGQLPFKYLGVPLASRKITINQCQPLINRMLEKIHHWSSNMLSYAGRQQLIKSTMMTITGYWMQVFPLHKSVIKRIDIICKNFLWFGKATGRKALVS; from the coding sequence ATGGTTGAAATGAATTTCCCAGCTCAATTCATCAATTGGATCATGATAGCTGTTAGGACTGTTTCCTATAGATATATGATCAATGGCCACATGAGCAGAATCCTTCAAGCCAAAAGAGGTTTAAGGCAGGGTGATCCCATATCACCCCTGCTGTTTGTCCTAACTATGGAATATTTACATAGGACCCTTGGAGAGTTGAAAACTGATAAGGATTATCAATTTCACCCTAAATGTGCTAAGTTAGGCATAACAAATCTCTACTTTGCTGATGATTTGTTATTGTTTTCCagaggagatgagaaatctgtGCAAGCCCTTATGAAAAGATTTGACCAGTTTGCTGATTCTACTGGTTTGAAGGCAAATCCAGCTAAGTGTAAAATCTATTTTGGTGGTATTTCTGATCAGATTCAGCACCAAATAGCATATGGCATTGGGCAACTTCCCTTCAAATACTTAGGTGTTCCTCTTGCGTCTAGGAAAATCACCATCAACCAATGTCAGCCTCTAATCAATAGGATGTTGGAGAAGATTCATCATTGGTCTTCAAATATGTTGAGCTATGCTGGAAGACAACAATTGATTAAAAGCACTATGATGACAATAACTGGATACTGGATGCAGGTTTTTCCCCTTCATAAGAGTGTGATCAAAAGAATTGATATAATCTGTAAAAACTTTTTGTGGTTTGGCAAAGCTACTGGCAGGAAAGCTTTAGTGTCTTAA